From the genome of Dehalococcoidia bacterium:
GCACCACTCGAATCTCGATGTCACAGACGAGACGAGGGACAATCCCCGAAGTCGTCTGGCTTGTGAGAACTGGGATGCGCCGGTCATCGTTACCACCTCGGTTCAGTTCTTTGAATCGCTATTTGCCAGCCGCACCAGTCGCTGCCGCAAACTGCACAACATCGTCAACAGTGTGGTGATCCTCGATGAAGCCCAGCTTCTGCCGCCGGATTTTCTCAATCCGATTCTGCATGTTCTCCGAGAGCTTCAGAAAAACTACCGTGTCACACTGCTTCTGACCACGGCTACTCAACCTGCGCTCGGGCCGCAACCTCAATGGGGGTTTGCCGGATTGCCGGATACGAAAGAGATTGTGGCCGATCCCGTGGAACTGCATGACCATCTCAAGCGCGTTGAAATCACGATTCCATACGGTCTAGAGGATCCCAAAAGCTGGGACGAGTTGGCAGTTGAGCTGGCCCAACACCCGACGGTTCTGTGCATCGTTAATCGCCGTGATGACTGCCGACTTCTGTGGGAGAAAATGCCGGAAGGAACGTTTCATCTTTCAGCGCTCATGTGCGGCGCGCATCGTTCCGGCAAAATAGCCGAAATCAAACAGCGCCTCAAAGAGGGTATTCCGACGCGAGTCATCAGCACCCAACTGGTGGAAGCCGGTGTTGATGTGGATTTCCCGGTGGTCTATCGCGGGGTGGCGGGACTCGATTCCGTTGCCCAGGCAGCGGGGCGGTGCAACCGGGAAGGGTTGAGGGAGAAAGGAATGGTCATGATATTTTCCCCGCCATCGAAAGTCCCTCCCGGTCACTTGCGGCAGGCAGCGGAGATCGGGCGGCGGCTGATGACACAAGAGTGCCCTGATATCCTTGCCCCTGATCGATTTGAAGAATTCTTCAAGGAATTCTATTGGCTTCAAGGACCGAATCTGGACAAGCACGGGATATTGACCGATCTGCGAATGAGTAACGATTTTCGGTGCAGTTTCCGCACAGCGGCCCAGAACTTCCACCTCATCGACGAAACGCAGCAGGCTCCAGTCATCGTCGCCTATCGAGAGGGAGCCGCCTTGATCGAAATACTGGAACGAGACAAGCCGGACCGGCGGCTGATGCGAAAGCTGCAACGTTTTGTGGTCAACCTCCCCCGATACCTGCACGCCAGATTGCTCTCAGAGGGAGCATTGCGTGAACCGCATCCCGGCATCTACGTGCAAGGGCACGGGGCTCTCTATCATGAAGACCTCGGTTTTCGCCCGGATAAATCAATCGTCTATGAACCCGATGAATTGATGTGTTAATTAAGACGGAAGGAGGAACCATGGAGGAAATCCCAAAAAGAAGCCGTACCATGCGGCTGCGGGCCTGGGGGCCAAACGCCTGTTTCACCCGGCCCGAGATGAAAGTGGAACGGGTTTCCTACGATGTGATGACGCCCTCAGCGGCGCGCGGCATTCTGGAAGCCATCCACTGGAAACCGGCCATCCGCTGGCAGGTGGAGCGGATCGACGTACTGAAACCGATTCGCTGGGAATCGGTGCGGCGAAACGAAATTGGCCATGTCATGGCTGCTTCAAAGGGTATCTTTATCGATGACATAGGAAACGACGGGAAACCGAAATATCGTCTGCAGCGGGCCGGACTTCTCTTGCGGGATGTAGACTACATCGTTCACGCCCATTTCGAGATGACCGATCAGGTCGGGACAGAGGACACCGTGGTCAAGCATGAGCAGATGTTCTGGCGTCGGGCTGAGAAAGGGCAAGCATTTCATCGCCCCTATTTTGGCTGCCGCGAATTTGCCGCCGATTTTGCTCTTGTCCCGGATGCTCAGGCGTTGCCGGAACCAGTCAACGAAAACCGTGAGCTGGGTTACATGCTCCATGACATCTGCCACGACAATACTCCAAACGAGAGCGGCTCCCCCCATTTCTGCAACGAGAAATGCCAGCCGCGTTTCTTCAAGGCAGCGCTCAAAGGCGGACGGCTAAAGGTCCCGCCACTGAACAGCAGAGAGGTGCGCGCATGATTCTGCAGGCGTTGTTAGCATACTATCGGCGATTAGCTGAAGAAGGCGGCATTGCTCCCCAAGGTTTCAAGAAGGTGGAAATCCCTTTCCTCATCATTCTCAATAACCACGGGGGATTTGCAGGACTGCAAGACACTCGGACGCAGGTCGGGAAAAAGCTTGTGGCTCGTTCGTTTGTTGTCCCAGCGGAGCAGGGTCGTTCCGGTTCAAAATCATGGCAAACAGCCAACCTACTGTGGGATCACTATGGATATGTGTTGGGTTGGCCCAAGGCAGATAGCGATGCCAACAGGGAAATGGCCCGCAAGCAGCACCAGACATTTGTGGCGAAGATCAAGAGCCTCCATGAACGATTCCAGGAAGACAAGGAGATTGACGCTGTCCATCGATTCCTGGCGGCTGGAGATTTCACATCGATACTCTCCGATCCCTTGTGGCCCGAGTGTGCCAAGATTTCTGGCTGCAACCTGTCCTTCCGCATTGAAGAACGGTTGAGGCTTGTTTGCGAGAACGAGAATGTTGGCACCTACGTGTCCTCTGCATTCGATGCGGCATCAGATGATGCGGATGATATCTCCACACAGGCGGTATTGGAAGGCATGTGTCTCATCAGCGGCGAATACGGTTTGATTGCACGTCTCCATCACAGAACGCCGATTCCGGGAGCCAAGAGCAATGCCAAAATAGTCTCGTTCCAGAAGAACATGGGGTTCGACTCGTATGGCAAGCTACAGAGCTACAATGCTCCAGTCGGTGAAAAGGCGATGTTCGGCTACACGACGGCACTCAACCACATGCTGGCCAGAAGTTCCCGCCAAAAACTTCAGGTTGGTGATGCCACCACTGTCTTTTGGGCGGAGAGAAAACACGGCTTTGAGGGTGCCTTCGCTGACATCTTCGGCGAACCGGCCAAGGGAGAACCGGAGCAGGATTACAAGAGCCTGATCGCTCTGTTCCGTTCTCCTGAAACGGGTGCGAGACCAGAACTTGATCCCACCACCCGGTTTTTCGTTCTGGGGCTGGCTCCCAATGCGGCCCGGATTTCCGTTCGCTTCTGGTGGGCCGGGACCGTCGGCGAGATCGCCGAGAATATCGGTCAGCATTTCGATGATCTGGAGACGATCAAAGGCCCGAAGGAATGGCGGCGGATCACCTTGAAAAGCCTCTTGCGCTCCACAGCCCTGCAGGAGAAGGACGACAACGTTTCTCCCAATCTGGCGGGGGATACCATGAAAGCCATTCTCGCGGGTACTCCCTACCCTCAAACGCTTCTGGCTTCGGCCATTCGCCGCTGTCGAGCCGAACAGTCGGTCCACTACACGCGCGTCGCACTCATCAAGGCGATATTGACCCGAGAAACGAGATACTACAAGCGAAACCATAAGGAGGTCGCCATGTCATTGGACATCACCAATACCAATCCCGGCTACCTGCTGGGACGGCTCTTTGCGGTCCTGGAGAAGATTCAAGAAGAAGCCAGCCCCGGCATCAACGCTACAATCCGGGATCGATTCTATGGTGCTGCGTCCGGTACGCCCGTTACAGCATTTCCTCAGCTGATGAAGCTCAAGAATCATCACCTCGCGAAGCTGGAAAACCGCGGGAGGGCGGTGAACCTGGAAAAGCAGATCGGAGAGATCGTGGATAAGCTGGATGCCGGTGATTCGTTCCCATCTCACCTGAGCCTCCCCGATCAGGGGCGCTTTGCCGTCGGCTACTATCACCAGCGGCAGGCTTTTTTCACCAAAAAAGAAAAGGAGGAACAAAATGGCTAATCCTATCAATAACCGTTATGACTTTGTTTTGCTGTTCGATGTCAAGGATGGCAATCCCAATGGAGACCCCGATGCCGGGAATCTGCCCCGTGTCGACCCGGAGACCGGTAACGGGCTGGTGACGGATGTGTGTCTGAAGCGCAAGGTGCGCAACTTCGTCCAGTTGGCACAAGAAGGGGTGCCCAGCTATGACATATTTGTAAAGGAGAGGGCTATTCTCAATAAGCAAATACGAGAAGCCTATGAGTCTTTGGGAATTGACCTTTCCGAACCGCCCAAAGATGAAAAGGATGGTGAAAAACGCAAAACAAAAGGAGCGGCTCAAGGTAGCGAGGTGAACAGAGGACGCGCACATATGTGCGCTAGTTATTTTGATGTGCGCACTTTTGGGGCAGTCATGAGTACCGGACCTAACGCCGGCCAGGTTAGAGGTCCGGTACAACTAACATTTTCACGCTCTGTGGACCCCGTCGTTTCACTTGAGCATTCCCTTACTGTGTGTGCAGCACGCAAAGAGGAACGACCAATCGAAGAGCAAATAGGTATTCAAGGAAGAAAACACACCATTTCTTATGGTCTCTATCGATGTCACGGGTTCGTTTCCCCTGCACTGGCAGCACAGACCGGATTCAATGAGAACGATCTGAGTCTTTTCTGGGATGCTCTCAAGATGATGTTTGAGCATGATCATTCGGCAGCCAGAGGGGAAATGGCTACCCGAAAGCTGATTGTTTTTAAGCATGGGACACCACTGGGAAATGCTCCGTCTCATCAACTCT
Proteins encoded in this window:
- the cas7c gene encoding type I-C CRISPR-associated protein Cas7/Csd2, whose protein sequence is MANPINNRYDFVLLFDVKDGNPNGDPDAGNLPRVDPETGNGLVTDVCLKRKVRNFVQLAQEGVPSYDIFVKERAILNKQIREAYESLGIDLSEPPKDEKDGEKRKTKGAAQGSEVNRGRAHMCASYFDVRTFGAVMSTGPNAGQVRGPVQLTFSRSVDPVVSLEHSLTVCAARKEERPIEEQIGIQGRKHTISYGLYRCHGFVSPALAAQTGFNENDLSLFWDALKMMFEHDHSAARGEMATRKLIVFKHGTPLGNAPSHQLFDMVNVANRKAPPRGFTDYTVTVPGQSDMPQGVEVIEMI
- the cas5c gene encoding type I-C CRISPR-associated protein Cas5c, encoding MEEIPKRSRTMRLRAWGPNACFTRPEMKVERVSYDVMTPSAARGILEAIHWKPAIRWQVERIDVLKPIRWESVRRNEIGHVMAASKGIFIDDIGNDGKPKYRLQRAGLLLRDVDYIVHAHFEMTDQVGTEDTVVKHEQMFWRRAEKGQAFHRPYFGCREFAADFALVPDAQALPEPVNENRELGYMLHDICHDNTPNESGSPHFCNEKCQPRFFKAALKGGRLKVPPLNSREVRA
- the cas3 gene encoding CRISPR-associated helicase Cas3'; the encoded protein is MASEFPEPLAHISEDGKPHLLIDHLRSTAQTAAEFAAEFGCAEWGYMAGLWHDFGKYSIKFQQYIRAVNGIDAHLEGKTGRVDHSTAGGLHAIDTFGMQGRLLSYLIAGHHAGLPDWEADRTGNAALSQRLKNVALLDSARESSIPADILNSSLPKDRPKPGADPALWIRLLFSCVVDADFLDAEAFFEPDRAVLRGDYRELSELLARFSDYMQKKQSTAADTKVNRVRSRVFAQCIAKAAEPPGIYTLTVPTGGGKTLSSMAFALHHATKYNKRRIIYVIPYTSIIEQTADQFRAIFGDAVVEHHSNLDVTDETRDNPRSRLACENWDAPVIVTTSVQFFESLFASRTSRCRKLHNIVNSVVILDEAQLLPPDFLNPILHVLRELQKNYRVTLLLTTATQPALGPQPQWGFAGLPDTKEIVADPVELHDHLKRVEITIPYGLEDPKSWDELAVELAQHPTVLCIVNRRDDCRLLWEKMPEGTFHLSALMCGAHRSGKIAEIKQRLKEGIPTRVISTQLVEAGVDVDFPVVYRGVAGLDSVAQAAGRCNREGLREKGMVMIFSPPSKVPPGHLRQAAEIGRRLMTQECPDILAPDRFEEFFKEFYWLQGPNLDKHGILTDLRMSNDFRCSFRTAAQNFHLIDETQQAPVIVAYREGAALIEILERDKPDRRLMRKLQRFVVNLPRYLHARLLSEGALREPHPGIYVQGHGALYHEDLGFRPDKSIVYEPDELMC
- the cas8c gene encoding type I-C CRISPR-associated protein Cas8c/Csd1; amino-acid sequence: MILQALLAYYRRLAEEGGIAPQGFKKVEIPFLIILNNHGGFAGLQDTRTQVGKKLVARSFVVPAEQGRSGSKSWQTANLLWDHYGYVLGWPKADSDANREMARKQHQTFVAKIKSLHERFQEDKEIDAVHRFLAAGDFTSILSDPLWPECAKISGCNLSFRIEERLRLVCENENVGTYVSSAFDAASDDADDISTQAVLEGMCLISGEYGLIARLHHRTPIPGAKSNAKIVSFQKNMGFDSYGKLQSYNAPVGEKAMFGYTTALNHMLARSSRQKLQVGDATTVFWAERKHGFEGAFADIFGEPAKGEPEQDYKSLIALFRSPETGARPELDPTTRFFVLGLAPNAARISVRFWWAGTVGEIAENIGQHFDDLETIKGPKEWRRITLKSLLRSTALQEKDDNVSPNLAGDTMKAILAGTPYPQTLLASAIRRCRAEQSVHYTRVALIKAILTRETRYYKRNHKEVAMSLDITNTNPGYLLGRLFAVLEKIQEEASPGINATIRDRFYGAASGTPVTAFPQLMKLKNHHLAKLENRGRAVNLEKQIGEIVDKLDAGDSFPSHLSLPDQGRFAVGYYHQRQAFFTKKEKEEQNG